The following is a genomic window from Actinomadura sp. WMMB 499.
CGCCCAGCAGGATGAACCCCGCCAGCGTGAGGGTGTAGGCGTTGACCGTCCACTGCAGGCCCGTGATGTCCGCGTCGAGGTCGTCGGCGATGGCGGGGAGCGCGACGTTGACGACCGTCGAGTCGAGCAGCGCCAGTCCCGAGCCGAGGACGGTCGCGAGCAGGATCCAGCGTCCCGGCCCGCTGCTCAACCGGACGTTCCCCGGCCCGGCGGCGAGATCAGCCATGATCGCATGGTGTCACGCCGCCGGCGCGGCGCGCTCGTCCGGGGCGTCAGGGCGGGGGAGGGGTCACCAGTGGTCGGGGCTGAACGGCTCGTCCTCGGGGCGCGCGGACTCCGACAGCAGCCGCAGGTCCGACTCGACCATCATCCGGACCAGGCCCTCGAAGGTGACCGCGGGTTCCCAGCCGAGCTGCTCGCGGGCCTTCTTCGGGTCGGCGCACAGCAGGTCCACCTCCGCCGGCCGGGTGTACTTGGCGTCCAGGACGACGTGGTCCTCCCAGTTCAGGCCCGCCGTGCCGAACGCGAATTCGACCAGTTCGCGCACCGACTGCGTCTGGCCCGTGCCGATGACGAAGTCCTCGGGGGCGTCCTGGGCCAGCATCATCCGCATCGCGCGGGCGTAGTCGCCCGCGTAGCCCCAGTCGCGGCGCGCGTCCAGGTTCCCCAGGCGCAGCTCCGTGGCCAGACCCAGCTTGATGCGCGCCACGCCCAGCGACACCTTCCGGGTCACGAACTCGGCGCCCCGCCGCGGCGACTCGTGGTTGAACAGGATCCCGCTGACCGCGAACATGCCGTACGACTCGCGGTAGTTCTGGGTGATGTAGTGCCCGAAGCTCTTGGCGACCCCGTACGGGCTGCGCGGGTGGAACGCCGTCCGCTCGTTCTGCGGCGTCTCGCGGACCATGCCGAACATCTCCGACGACGACGCCTGGTAGAAGCGGATCTGGTCCGGTCCGGGCGTCCGGGACGGGCTGATCCCCGACACCACGCGGATCGCCTCCAGCATCCGCTGCACGCCCACGCCGGTCACCTCGGTGGTGAGCTCGGCCTGTTGCCAGGACATCGGGACGTAGGAGATCGCGCCCAGGTTGTAGACCTCGTCGGGCCGGACCTGTTCCACCGCGGAGATCAGGCTGCCCTGGTCCAGCAGGTCGCCCGTGGTGATCCGGACGTCGCCGATGTGCTTGCGCAGCCGCGACACGTGCGGGTTCGCCTGCCCCCGCACCAGACCCCACACCTCGTACCCCTGCGCGAGCAGGTGCTCGGCCAGGTACGAGCCGTCCTGTCCGGTGATGCCGGTGATGAGTGCTCGCCTGGTCAGCGGATCCTCCATGCTGCTCGGTCCGGGCTGCTCGGTCCGGGCCGCGACGGGTCACGGCCCACCGCGGGGACGCAATCCCGCAACGAGCATGACATATGAGGTTAGCGACCTTGTCGGGGTGCTGACGAGCGAGGGCGGCTTTTGAACCGAATTCGTTTCTAGTGCCCGGGCCTGCGTCCCGGGCCCGCGTCCCGGTCGCCGCGGCGGACCGCGTGGCACCCCGGGCCCGCGGTGTGCGAATCTGTGATCACCATGGGTTCTCCGGAAACGACGCCGCTGCGGCTGAACGGGCGCGAACTCGGCCCGCACGCGATCATGGCGGTGGTCAACCGCACCCCCGACTCGTTCTTCGACAAGGGGGCCACCTACGGCTTCGGCGCGGCGCTGGACGCGGTCGGACGGGCGGTGGCGGCCGGCGCCGACATCATCGACATCGGCGGTGTGAAGGCGGGGCCGGGCGAGGACGTGGACGTCGCCGAGGAGTTGCGCCGCGTGGTCGACCTCGTCGCGGCCGTCCGCGACCGCTACCCCGACGTGGTGATCAGCGTGGACACGTGGCGGGCCGAGGTCGGCGAGGCGGTCGCGGCGGCGGGCGCCGACCTGCTCAACGACACCTGGGGCGGTCCCGACCCGCGGCTGGCCGAGGTCGCCGCCGCGGCCGGCATCGGGCTGGTCTGCTCCCACGCGGGCGGGCTCGAACCCCGCACCCGCCCCCACCGGACGAGCTTCGGCGACGTCGTCGCCGACGTGCTCGGGCACGTCACCGCGGAGGCCGAGCGCGCCGTCGCCCTCGGGGTCCGCCGGGACGCCGTCCTCATCGACCCCGCGCACGACTTCGGCAAGAACACCCGGCACTCGCTGGAGATCACGCGGCGGCTCGGCGAGCTGACGGCGACCGGATGGCCGGTGCTGGTCGCCGTGTCGAACAAGGACTTCATCGGGGAGACCCTGGGCCGCCCCGTGGACGGGCGCGGCGCCGGGACGCTCGCCGTCCTCGGGGTCTCGGCCGTGCTCGGCGCCCGCGTGTTCCGCGTCCACGACGCGGCCGCCGCGCGCCGCGCCCTCGACGCCGTCACCGCCCTCGGGCCACTGCCCGCCGCCGGCGGCTAGCTAGCGGAGGGACGGCCGGGGCCGGGTCACAGCGCCGCCTCGCGGCGGCGGGCGCGGTACGCCGCCACGTGCATGCGGTTCCCGCACGTCCGGCTGTCGCAGTAGCGGCGGCACCGGTTGCGGGACAGATCCACCAGCACCCGGGCGCAGTCCGGTGCCTCGCAGGTGCGCAGCCGGTCCAGCTCGCCCGCGGCCACCACGTAGGCCAGGGCCATGCCGCAGTCGGCCGCCAGGTGCTCGGGGAGCGGGGCGCCGGGCGCGAAGAAGTGGACGTGCCAGTCGTAGCCGTCGTGGTCGGTCAGGTGCGGGGTCGTGCGCACCTCGCCGACGATGTCGTTGATCAGCCGGACGGCCACCGGGACGTCCCCGGCCAGGAACACGGCGTGGAACCGGTCGCGCAGCAGCCGGACCGCGGCGACGTCGTCCCCGGCCATCTCGCCCAGATCGCTGAATGCGTTGCGCTCCACGAACGCCCGCAGCCCCGCGAGCCCGTCGAGTTCCTCGGCGCCGGACGCGGCGGCACCGGTGTTGATCAGATCGACGACCACGGCCAGCGCGTGCTCGGTGTCATGAGTGAAGATCACGGTGATTCCAGTCTCCCGGGAACCGGGCGGTCGCTGCGCCGGGCGCCGCCGCGGGGGCCGGAACGCGGCCCGGCCTCAACCCTATGACGCCCGGGCCGCCCGCCGCCGCCCGCGTCCTGCGGGAACGTTCCACGCCCCGATCATCCGGGGGCGTTCTGCGGCACCGGCCACCGGCCCACCGGAACGGTCGCCGGAAAGAGATCGGCACCACCGACGCGACCCGACCGTGATGCGCGAGTCGCGTCGCCTGGGACCAAGGGAGGGGAGGGGCTGGGCCTCAGCGGGCGTAGTGGGGGTCGACGACGACGGGGTAGTACGCGTCGGCGTGCTGGACGCGCATGGTGACCACTGGTCCGTCCAGCGCGTAGTCGGCCTTGACCTGCCGGAACATGGAGTCGCTCGCCCACGGGTTGTAGAGCCGGCCCACGGTCGCGCCGTAACGCAGGTGGACGACGTCGTAGCCGCCGGACGGCATCGACTCGAGCGCGAGCCCGTCGGCGAGGGACACCGGGAGCCGGAACTCCGCCGGCGCGCCCGGACCGTGGATCACCGTCAGCAGCCGCACCCCGCCCGCGGTCGTCTGCGCGACGATGTCGGTGTCGACGTCCACGCCCACGAACACCCGCAGGGTGGGGCGCAGGACCTGGGCGGGCGTGTCGGCCGCCGCGGTGTCGATGCCGAGGTGGATCCGCTGGCCGTCCTTGGTCGGCACCCACACCCCGTCCCGCGCGCGCTGGCCCCAGGCGACGTCCGGGTTCTCGACCTCCTGGGGTTCGTTCTTCCCCCGGGCGACGAGAATCCGGGAGGCGGCGTTCATCGCCGCGGCAGCCCCGTCCTGTGCGTGCCTCATGGCGGGCCCCCTCGCCTTCTTTCAGCACCTATGTGACATCACGCTGTCATGGGTTTACCACGAGAATGCCGGGCGGGACGCCCCATGTCCGGTGCATGGCCCGTCATGGCCGCTTCGCGGCGTTCGCCCGGTGTGCCGTTGGACCTTACACCACGCTTATCAGCGCCGGTCGGGGATGATGCGGTTATCCGCCCGCGGCCGCCTCGGGCGCCCGCGCGGCCGCGCCGCCCGGAGTTCCGGGCCCGAAACTCCTTTGCGCGCATGCGGGGACATGAGGATCATTGATGGCATCAGGTGATGAATGCCACGAAGGGGTGAGCCACCGGTTAGGCGGCTGGTCTCCAAAACCAGCGGAAAGTGGGTTCGACTCCCTCCGCCCCTGCAACCGTCCCGGAAAGGGACAGATCCCTTACGCTCCGCAATTCCGTGGAGCGGTACCTGTAACGGCGAGAGGGCCGCCGCGGCCCGCGCCGGCCGCGGCGGCCCTCGCCGGGGCCGCACCGCGTTCAGGCGAGCGCGGGCGCGCCCACGGTCGCCGCGAGGTCGGCGAGCACGTCGCCGAGCCGGTCGAGGGCGCCCGCGATCCACGGCAGCGCCGCCGGGTCCGGGGCCGCCAGCGCGGCCAGGCGCTCCTCGTCGTCCCGCCCGTACAGCAGGCTCGGCGCCACCCGCATCCGCAGCGCGGCCGGATCGTCGCCGAACGCGCAGCCCGGCAGGACGCCGACGCCGTACCGCTCGAGCAGCAGCCCGGTCAGGTCCGCGGCCGTCCGGACGCCGTGGCGCGCACCCAGCACCTCCCGCAGCGGCCCGAAGTCGGGGTACACGTAGAAGGCCGCCTCGGGCCGCCGCACCCGCGCCCCCGCGGCGGCGAAGCGGTCGGCGACGGCGGCGCTGATCGCGGCGTGCAGTCGGCGGCTCCGGTCGACGTGCTCGACCACCTCGGGCGGCTCCGCGAACGCGTACGCTGCGGCGTGCTGCATCGGGGCGGGCGCGCTGGACCACACCTCGCTCGCCACTCCCAGCAGGCTGTCGCGCAGTGCCCGGCCGAACGCGCCGTCCGGCAGGCGCGCCACGCCGAGCCGCCACCCGCCCGCGCCGAGGCTCTTGCTCAGCGCGCTCGTCACGACCGTCCGCTCCGGCGCGTGGCGGGCGGGGGAGTGCACCGTCCGGGCGGGGTCGTGGACCAGGTCCCGGTAGATCTCGTCGGAGACGATGACGAGGTCGAGGTCCCGCGCGACCGCGCACAGGCGCCGGACGGTCTCCGCCGAGGCGAGCGTCCCCGTCGGGTTGTCCGGCAGCGTGACGATCACCGCCCGGACGCTGCGTCCCCGCGCCCGCGCCCGGACGACCGCGTCGGCGAGCAGCGCGGGGCTCGGCACCCCGCCCTGGCCCGGCGCGGTCGCGACGCGCAGCGGCTCCCCGCCGAGCAGGGACGCCTGCGCGGCGTAGGACACCCAGCTCGGCGCGGGCACGACGACGTCGCCCCCGATCGATGCCAGCAGCGCGTACAGCAGCGGCTTGCTGCCCGGCCCGCACACCACCGCGTCCGGATCGGTCGGCACGCCGCGGCGCGTCCAGTATCCGGCGGCGGCGGCGCGCAGCTCCGCGGACCCGGCGACCGGGCCGTAGGCGCCCCGGCCCGCGGCGGCGGCGAGCTCGCGCGTCAGCGCCGGATGGATGGGGACGCCGGCCTCGCCGAAGCCGAGCGGCAGCACCTCGACCCCCTCGCCGCGCTTGCGGGCGAGGGCCTCGTTCACCGCGAGCGTGGCCGACAGCGGCACCGGACGCGGCGCGAACGGGACGGGCCGCGCATCTCCGGCCCCGCCGGAGCCGGGACGGCAGGCCGCGGGCGTTCCGGTCACGGGCGTCTCGACCACGGGCGCGCCGGACGCGCCCGTGACGGGAGCGCCGTGGACGCCCGTATCGAGCGGCGTGTCGGATTCCGCCGCTTCGGCGGAGGTGTCCGGCACCGGCGCATCGGCGGATGCGGACGGGTTATGGGCAGGCATGAACGCCTCCAGAGGGCATGCTGGAATAGCAGATGGTGAAGTAGTGATCCCCGTGTGTGACCCAGATGGGCTCGCAGCCATACTTCCCCGCGCACAGCATCAGTACAAGCGAGTCTCCTCGATGCTGACCGTAAGATGTCGTGATGCTTGAGCTGCGCCGTCTCCGGCTCCTCGCCGAGTTCGCCCGCCGCGGCAGCATCGCCGCGACCGCCGCCGCCCTCGGCTACACCCCCTCGGCCGTCTCCCAGCAGCTGGCCGCGCTCGAACGCGAGGCGCACGTGCCGCTGCTGGACCGCACCGCCCGGAGCGCGGAGCTGACCGACGCCGGGCGGCGGCTGGCGGGGCGCGCCGAGGAGATCCTGAGCCTGGTCGAGGCGGCCGAGGCGGAGCTGTCCGCCGCCTCGGGCACTCCCACCGGACGGGTCGTGGTCACCGCGTTCCCGA
Proteins encoded in this region:
- the folP gene encoding dihydropteroate synthase codes for the protein MGSPETTPLRLNGRELGPHAIMAVVNRTPDSFFDKGATYGFGAALDAVGRAVAAGADIIDIGGVKAGPGEDVDVAEELRRVVDLVAAVRDRYPDVVISVDTWRAEVGEAVAAAGADLLNDTWGGPDPRLAEVAAAAGIGLVCSHAGGLEPRTRPHRTSFGDVVADVLGHVTAEAERAVALGVRRDAVLIDPAHDFGKNTRHSLEITRRLGELTATGWPVLVAVSNKDFIGETLGRPVDGRGAGTLAVLGVSAVLGARVFRVHDAAAARRALDAVTALGPLPAAGG
- a CDS encoding CGNR zinc finger domain-containing protein, which codes for MIFTHDTEHALAVVVDLINTGAAASGAEELDGLAGLRAFVERNAFSDLGEMAGDDVAAVRLLRDRFHAVFLAGDVPVAVRLINDIVGEVRTTPHLTDHDGYDWHVHFFAPGAPLPEHLAADCGMALAYVVAAGELDRLRTCEAPDCARVLVDLSRNRCRRYCDSRTCGNRMHVAAYRARRREAAL
- a CDS encoding pyridoxal phosphate-dependent aminotransferase, yielding MPLSATLAVNEALARKRGEGVEVLPLGFGEAGVPIHPALTRELAAAAGRGAYGPVAGSAELRAAAAGYWTRRGVPTDPDAVVCGPGSKPLLYALLASIGGDVVVPAPSWVSYAAQASLLGGEPLRVATAPGQGGVPSPALLADAVVRARARGRSVRAVIVTLPDNPTGTLASAETVRRLCAVARDLDLVIVSDEIYRDLVHDPARTVHSPARHAPERTVVTSALSKSLGAGGWRLGVARLPDGAFGRALRDSLLGVASEVWSSAPAPMQHAAAYAFAEPPEVVEHVDRSRRLHAAISAAVADRFAAAGARVRRPEAAFYVYPDFGPLREVLGARHGVRTAADLTGLLLERYGVGVLPGCAFGDDPAALRMRVAPSLLYGRDDEERLAALAAPDPAALPWIAGALDRLGDVLADLAATVGAPALA
- a CDS encoding GDP-mannose 4,6-dehydratase — protein: MEDPLTRRALITGITGQDGSYLAEHLLAQGYEVWGLVRGQANPHVSRLRKHIGDVRITTGDLLDQGSLISAVEQVRPDEVYNLGAISYVPMSWQQAELTTEVTGVGVQRMLEAIRVVSGISPSRTPGPDQIRFYQASSSEMFGMVRETPQNERTAFHPRSPYGVAKSFGHYITQNYRESYGMFAVSGILFNHESPRRGAEFVTRKVSLGVARIKLGLATELRLGNLDARRDWGYAGDYARAMRMMLAQDAPEDFVIGTGQTQSVRELVEFAFGTAGLNWEDHVVLDAKYTRPAEVDLLCADPKKAREQLGWEPAVTFEGLVRMMVESDLRLLSESARPEDEPFSPDHW